The window CTTAATTTTTGCTGCTGCACTCTACTGTTTGATGCTGCACTTCATTTTTGCTGCTGCACTCTCCTGTTTGCTGCTGCACTCTGCTTTTTGTTGCTGCACTTTAACGTTTGCTGCTACACTTCATTTTTTCTGATGCATTTTATCTTAGCTACTGCACTTTATTTCTGTGTTTTACTTGAGTTTTTGCTATTGCACTTGAATTTTTGCTGCTGATACACTTTAATATTTCATGCTGCTCAGTTATTTTTCATGATGCACTATAATTTTACTGATGAACTTTATTTTTTCGCTGCTGCTACATTTTATGTTTTGTCAGAATATGGCACTAAAAggctacaaaaaaaaaagaggacaCAAAAAACCGATAAGATTGAAGTTCAAAAATGAGCAAATAACAACGTTCTGAATTATGAATCACTATGCAACCAACGACAACTAACACCTGAGCCACAACAATTAGTCGATTCCGATGAAACTCAACCTCCTTTCCCGGATTCACAGTTCATGCCAGACGAATGGAACCATAATTTGTCCAATGAAAATCCAGGTCATTgctaatttattttcatttcatgGTTTGTATTATTTTCTTAATCAATGATTGTTATGATTATATCTAAGTCCTTGTTTACAATAGAGAATATGTCAAAAAAGAAAACAGGTCGAGGCAGTTCAAAATGCATCTATGTTGATATGCTTACATCAGATGGTAAGAAGATTAAGATTCATATTCCTGAGCATATTGGTAGAGCAGTTGGAAAACATGCACGGAACATCATAAATTTTTGTGGAATGGTTGTTCGCATTGATGCAAAATTGAGCTGTAAGAATTGGCCTACAGTTAAAAAAGAAGTTGGAGAAATAATGCTTGCAAAAGTTAAGGTAAATAAAATTGAAAGTTGCATTGTTTTAAAATACATTTGTAGTTTGATGCACATTTGATATCATATTTCAGGATAAGTTTGAGATGGATGTAGCTGATGATCAACTATTCTCATCATTTGTTTACTGTACGATGCGACGTCTATATAGATGTTGGAAATGTCGACTTCATAAAGCATGGTTAAATCTAGATGAGAATAAGAAAGAAAATTATGTTCCCAAAGATGTTGATGCTTCAGATTGGGGTGGCATAACCAAATATTGGATGTCTGATGAATTTAAGGTAATTCATGTTGAAGCTCgaactcagaaaataggaacagaccgaacaaaattaaatgggcagagtcgcggacaatgtcgctttctttaagacgttcgctgAACTgccggaatttagcaaacagtatgaactctggtcgcctccaggataaaacagccctctaATACGATTTTCGTATTGCACCGTACGAAAATCGTTCTGTATACACTCTCTGTTTACTTGCTCAGTTTCGAAAAAATACCGAATGGATGAAATTAAATTCTGTGTTGAAGGCAGTCTCACatcacctatttatacaagaaaaaagagctgtttgagctctgatttcatggagaaAGAGAAGGAGGAAAATCTGGAAGGTGGAGGAGACTGAAGACACGTTCAGAAAAAATGGACGTTGTGAACAACGTTCACAAAGACTGAATCAGAgtaaaaaataagtaaataaaaattaatttccgaaattaaaaataataataaaaatattattaattaattaattttttcaataaaaaaatatacattttacaccacaccacaccaacccaacccggttcggacggacggcgcgcgcgcgcgtgtgtggtggtcaaccatgaagataggtcctcaccctttcataaaagtgggtaccccttggggcacaccccaagcatgtgaggaccttctttataaacatctccactaagtgctttgaaagcaatgtgggatgtttttccACTTGAAAAACTCAAAGACACAAGAAGACACATAAGTGGGCTTATTTCACAAATTATatttgggccaagcccaacaatcccccactagaatttttgaaatcgtttta is drawn from Euphorbia lathyris chromosome 9, ddEupLath1.1, whole genome shotgun sequence and contains these coding sequences:
- the LOC136206424 gene encoding uncharacterized protein encodes the protein MPDEWNHNLSNENPENMSKKKTGRGSSKCIYVDMLTSDGKKIKIHIPEHIGRAVGKHARNIINFCGMVVRIDAKLSCKNWPTVKKEVGEIMLAKVKDKFEMDVADDQLFSSFVYCTMRRLYRCWKCRLHKAWLNLDENKKENYVPKDVDASDWGGITKYWMSDEFKVIHVEARTQKIGTDRTKLNGQSRGQCRFL